Proteins from one Ketobacter alkanivorans genomic window:
- a CDS encoding cytochrome P450, which produces MSAEIRPIDTIQKKVINTTSRVVPMYSQIRALKLLMKAKKKIIGTKRPQIKFIDKPLPDVNSLALDSIDTSNPFLYRQGQWGAYFKRLRDEAPVHYQKNSPFGPFWSVTRYEDILFVDKSHELFSSEPQIILGDPPEGLSVEMFIAMDPPKHDVQRRAVQGVVAPKNLKEMEELIRSRTREVLDNLPLDKPFNWVPTVSKELTGRMLATLLDFPYDERHKLVDWSDRMSGVSSATGGEFTSEDVFFDDAADMARAFSELWRDKEARRKAGEAPGFDLISMLQSNEDTKDLINRPLEFIGNLALLIVGGNDTTRNSMSGGVLALNQFPEEFAKLKANPDLILNMVSEIIRWQTPLAYMRRVATQDVELCGQTIKRGDRVLMWYASGNRDERKFEAPDQFIIDRKDARNHMAFGYGVHRCMGNRLAELQLRILWEELLKRFDNIEVVGEPERVQSNFVRGYSKLMVKLTPKR; this is translated from the coding sequence ATGTCAGCAGAAATAAGGCCAATTGATACCATTCAGAAAAAAGTGATCAACACCACATCCAGAGTGGTGCCTATGTACTCGCAGATCAGGGCACTAAAACTGCTAATGAAGGCCAAGAAGAAGATCATCGGTACAAAGCGACCCCAGATCAAATTCATCGATAAGCCTTTGCCCGATGTCAACTCCCTGGCACTCGATAGCATTGACACCAGCAACCCTTTTCTCTACCGGCAAGGCCAGTGGGGTGCCTACTTCAAGCGGCTCCGTGACGAGGCGCCGGTTCACTACCAGAAGAACAGCCCCTTCGGGCCGTTTTGGTCGGTGACGCGCTATGAAGACATTCTGTTCGTGGATAAGAGTCATGAGCTTTTTTCCTCCGAGCCGCAAATTATCCTGGGTGATCCCCCGGAGGGGCTGTCGGTAGAAATGTTCATCGCCATGGATCCGCCCAAGCATGACGTGCAGCGTCGGGCGGTTCAGGGTGTTGTGGCGCCAAAGAACCTGAAGGAAATGGAAGAGCTAATCCGCAGTCGCACCAGAGAGGTGCTCGATAACCTGCCCTTGGATAAACCCTTCAACTGGGTGCCGACAGTATCAAAGGAACTCACGGGACGTATGCTGGCTACATTGCTGGATTTTCCATACGACGAACGCCACAAATTAGTTGACTGGTCGGATCGAATGTCAGGTGTATCATCCGCAACTGGTGGCGAGTTTACCAGTGAAGATGTTTTTTTTGACGATGCTGCAGATATGGCTCGAGCTTTCTCCGAACTTTGGCGCGACAAGGAAGCACGCCGCAAGGCAGGCGAAGCACCTGGTTTCGACTTGATTAGCATGCTGCAGAGCAACGAAGACACCAAGGATTTGATCAATCGTCCGTTGGAGTTTATTGGGAATCTGGCGCTGCTTATCGTGGGCGGCAATGACACCACGCGTAACTCCATGAGCGGCGGGGTGTTGGCTTTGAACCAGTTCCCCGAGGAATTCGCCAAATTGAAAGCAAATCCGGATCTGATTTTGAACATGGTTTCTGAAATCATCCGTTGGCAAACCCCGCTGGCGTATATGCGCCGGGTCGCCACGCAGGACGTGGAGCTGTGCGGCCAGACCATCAAGAGGGGTGATCGTGTGTTGATGTGGTACGCCTCGGGCAATCGGGACGAGCGAAAATTTGAAGCTCCCGATCAGTTTATTATTGATCGTAAGGACGCCCGAAATCATATGGCATTTGGCTACGGCGTCCACCGCTGCATGGGTAACCGCTTGGCCGAACTACAATTGCGCATTTTATGGGAGGAGCTGCTGAAACGATTCGACAATATTGAAGTTGTTGGCGAGCCGGAACGTGTGCAGTCCAACTTCGTGCGGGGCTATTCCAAGTTGATGGTCAAACTGACCCCTAAACGTTGA
- a CDS encoding GMC family oxidoreductase, translating to MSSEQFDYVVVGAGSAGCAVANRLSESGRHSVLLLEAGPESRRNPFVNTPLGLLQLMFSRRFNWQFNTEPQRHMYDRALLQPRGKMVGGSSGMNAQVYIRGHASDYDEWARLGCNGWSYSEVLPYFRRSEHFEPKLASADVAFHGQGGPLNVAERRYTNPLSVVFLDAAIQAGYQRNADFNGSEQEGVGFYYAYQKNGMRCSNAQAYLEPAAGRSNLTVRSDAQVTRVLLEGTLATGVEYRSAKGLVQVCTRREVVLCGGAFNSPQLLMLSGIGPPEELARHGIKLRHALEGVGQNLQDHIDVFVRVKARSRQSISMHASYWLTGLRALLQYMSRRCGVLSSNGAEAGGFIRSRAEEPLADLQLHFAPMLYADHGRDLKTAMSGYGYAVMIYGLRPLSRGRVGLHSADPFAAPLIDPNYMAESADVEQLVRGVHLVRKILAQPPFAPHHEVEVSPGPALQNDDDLADWVRRSGESAYHPVGTCMLGVDPMAVVDPRLRVHGLQCLRVVDASIMPTLVGGNTNQPTTMIGEKGAAMILEDAGEAAI from the coding sequence ATGTCGTCCGAACAATTCGACTATGTTGTGGTCGGTGCGGGTTCGGCCGGTTGCGCTGTTGCCAATCGGCTCTCCGAGAGCGGCCGCCATTCGGTTCTGCTGCTCGAAGCTGGTCCAGAGAGTCGGCGCAATCCGTTCGTAAACACGCCGCTAGGCTTACTGCAGCTTATGTTCAGCCGCCGCTTCAATTGGCAGTTCAATACCGAACCCCAGCGGCATATGTATGACAGAGCATTGTTACAGCCCCGTGGCAAGATGGTTGGTGGCTCTAGTGGCATGAACGCGCAGGTCTATATCCGCGGGCATGCCTCGGATTATGATGAGTGGGCCCGCCTTGGTTGCAACGGCTGGTCGTACTCTGAGGTGTTGCCTTACTTCCGCAGGTCTGAACATTTCGAGCCGAAGCTGGCGTCGGCTGACGTAGCATTTCACGGTCAGGGCGGACCGCTCAATGTAGCGGAGCGTCGCTATACCAATCCACTAAGCGTGGTGTTTTTAGACGCAGCGATACAGGCGGGCTACCAGCGCAATGCGGATTTCAACGGCAGTGAACAGGAGGGCGTGGGGTTTTACTACGCCTATCAGAAGAACGGTATGCGCTGCAGCAATGCACAGGCGTATCTTGAACCCGCAGCTGGCCGTTCCAATCTGACGGTTCGCAGTGATGCGCAAGTTACCCGTGTATTGTTAGAAGGCACCCTCGCTACCGGTGTTGAGTACCGCAGCGCAAAGGGGCTGGTGCAGGTCTGTACCCGACGCGAGGTTGTACTCTGCGGTGGCGCGTTCAACTCGCCACAATTGCTGATGCTGTCCGGTATTGGCCCGCCTGAGGAACTGGCACGGCACGGAATTAAGCTGCGCCATGCGCTGGAAGGCGTGGGACAAAATCTTCAGGACCATATTGACGTGTTTGTTCGCGTTAAAGCGCGCAGTCGGCAGAGCATCTCGATGCATGCGAGCTACTGGCTCACCGGGCTGCGGGCCCTGCTGCAATACATGAGCAGGCGGTGTGGTGTGCTGTCGAGCAATGGTGCCGAGGCTGGCGGATTCATCCGTTCCCGAGCCGAGGAGCCGTTGGCTGACCTGCAGTTGCATTTCGCGCCAATGCTGTACGCTGATCACGGGCGGGATCTGAAGACTGCGATGAGCGGTTATGGTTACGCGGTGATGATCTACGGGCTAAGGCCACTGTCGCGCGGTCGCGTCGGTTTGCACAGCGCCGATCCGTTCGCGGCACCGTTGATCGATCCCAATTATATGGCCGAGTCCGCCGATGTCGAGCAGCTCGTTCGTGGGGTGCATCTGGTGCGTAAGATTTTGGCGCAGCCGCCCTTTGCACCGCACCATGAGGTCGAGGTGTCGCCGGGGCCTGCTTTGCAGAATGACGACGACTTGGCCGACTGGGTGCGTCGCAGCGGCGAGTCGGCGTATCACCCAGTCGGCACCTGCATGTTGGGCGTCGATCCGATGGCGGTGGTCGATCCGCGTCTACGTGTGCATGGCCTGCAATGCCTGCGGGTGGTCGATGCCTCCATCATGCCAACGCTGGTGGGTGGCAATACCAATCAGCCGACGACCATGATCGGCGAGAAGGGCGCCGCGATGATACTTGAGGATGCCGGGGAAGCGGCCATCTGA
- a CDS encoding NAD(P)/FAD-dependent oxidoreductase, giving the protein MAIKRKETTVIVGGGHAAGALMTALLQKKYQHDVILVGEEPHPPYQRPPLSKNYLAGEVDQASLYLKPRSMYENGGYQLRLGVRAEQIDRDNKIIGLSDQSTLKYDRLVLATGSHVRRLKVPGSDLQCIHYLHDIADTDALRDQLIPGKRLVIVGGGYIGLEVAASAIKKRVGVTVLEAADRLMQRVTGPEMSAFFYAKHNAAGVDVRLNAAVTGFEAGDQGRVAGVTLADGGKVQADIVLVSIGVIPETALAEASGLPCDDGIVVDEFTRTSDPEILAIGDCTRHRNLFFEKMQRLESVANAVDQARIAAATLMGEEKPYNSAPWFWSNQYDLRLQMVGLSQNHDQRVVRGCFEKEEFAVFYLREGQVIAVDAVNMPVAFMVGKQLVQHRKSVSAEALSDPHSELRNL; this is encoded by the coding sequence ATGGCAATCAAACGAAAAGAGACGACAGTCATTGTGGGCGGTGGACATGCTGCAGGTGCCCTTATGACAGCCTTGCTGCAAAAAAAATATCAACATGATGTGATTCTGGTGGGTGAAGAGCCCCATCCGCCGTATCAGCGTCCGCCCCTGTCCAAGAATTACCTTGCAGGAGAGGTTGATCAGGCGTCGCTGTACCTGAAGCCGCGCTCGATGTATGAGAACGGCGGCTATCAATTACGGCTGGGCGTACGTGCCGAACAAATTGATCGGGACAACAAGATCATCGGATTGTCGGACCAGAGCACGTTGAAATACGATCGATTGGTTTTGGCAACGGGGTCACACGTGCGACGCTTGAAGGTGCCCGGGTCAGACTTGCAGTGCATTCATTATCTGCACGACATCGCTGACACAGATGCCCTGCGTGACCAATTAATCCCCGGGAAGCGTTTAGTCATCGTTGGCGGCGGCTATATTGGCCTTGAAGTGGCGGCCAGCGCCATCAAGAAAAGGGTGGGAGTCACAGTTCTGGAAGCCGCCGATCGTCTTATGCAGCGCGTAACTGGCCCAGAAATGTCTGCTTTCTTTTACGCCAAGCACAATGCGGCTGGCGTGGATGTACGTCTGAACGCGGCAGTAACCGGTTTCGAAGCAGGTGATCAGGGGCGCGTGGCTGGCGTGACGTTGGCGGATGGAGGTAAAGTGCAGGCCGACATTGTGCTTGTCTCGATTGGCGTTATACCGGAAACCGCGCTGGCCGAAGCTTCTGGGCTACCCTGTGATGATGGTATTGTCGTCGACGAGTTTACCCGTACTAGTGATCCTGAGATCCTGGCGATTGGCGACTGTACCCGCCACCGGAATCTTTTCTTTGAGAAAATGCAGCGGCTTGAATCAGTCGCCAACGCGGTCGATCAGGCCCGTATTGCAGCCGCCACCCTAATGGGCGAGGAGAAGCCCTACAACAGCGCCCCGTGGTTCTGGTCGAACCAGTATGACCTTCGATTACAGATGGTTGGGTTGTCGCAAAATCATGACCAGCGTGTTGTACGCGGCTGTTTCGAGAAAGAGGAATTTGCGGTGTTCTATCTACGAGAGGGCCAAGTCATCGCTGTTGACGCGGTGAATATGCCGGTGGCTTTCATGGTTGGCAAGCAGCTGGTTCAGCATCGTAAGAGCGTCAGTGCAGAAGCATTGAGTGATCCGCATAGTGAACTAAGGAACCTCTGA
- a CDS encoding AraC family transcriptional regulator, translating into MEAHITWTQQDGLEAVETGIPSNYSRLIARELDLTLSQLPTLLHGTGLPIQQFLSEDNLLTPAQQIQILRNALALSGQPEFGLRVGKRLTPATHGAMGFAASSSPDLLSALQAIHTFLPTRVSVIQLHLQQIEDHLECRLAFLMQLDDDLQRCVAETIIMTLLAFGEFIVGRPLYEAEIGFSYPPPQYHATYSECMSGRVRFGCDQLMLRLPMVLCREPNASANNENYRLALRQCESMLAELQTQKPSYQTRLKKMMLSRPPGTLSEEEAAAALFMSKRTLARKLKQEDSSFRQIRDEILSRQAADYLSGSQLSVESIASLLNYHDNSSFRRAFKRWFGRSPTQYRQHGDSSDTTPRS; encoded by the coding sequence TTGGAAGCACATATTACGTGGACTCAACAGGATGGTTTAGAAGCTGTGGAAACTGGTATTCCATCAAACTATTCACGACTTATAGCCCGCGAGCTAGATCTCACCTTAAGTCAATTGCCCACATTACTGCATGGCACCGGTCTCCCCATCCAGCAGTTTCTGAGTGAGGACAACCTGCTCACGCCAGCCCAGCAGATACAGATTTTGCGCAACGCGTTGGCGCTGTCCGGCCAGCCCGAATTTGGTTTACGGGTGGGCAAGCGCCTGACGCCAGCTACTCACGGTGCGATGGGCTTCGCCGCCTCCAGCAGCCCGGACTTGCTCAGTGCGCTCCAGGCGATACACACCTTCTTGCCTACGCGCGTCAGCGTTATTCAGCTGCATTTGCAGCAGATTGAAGATCACTTGGAATGCAGACTGGCTTTCCTGATGCAGCTGGACGACGACCTCCAACGCTGCGTGGCAGAGACTATCATTATGACGCTGCTAGCGTTTGGCGAATTCATTGTAGGCCGCCCCCTGTACGAGGCTGAAATCGGCTTTTCCTACCCGCCCCCTCAGTACCATGCGACCTATTCCGAATGTATGTCCGGGCGGGTTCGCTTTGGTTGCGATCAACTTATGCTTAGATTACCGATGGTTCTGTGCAGGGAACCCAACGCCTCCGCCAACAACGAAAACTATCGCCTAGCATTGCGGCAGTGTGAGTCGATGCTTGCGGAACTTCAGACCCAGAAGCCAAGCTACCAGACCCGGCTCAAGAAGATGATGTTGTCCCGACCACCTGGAACGCTTAGTGAAGAAGAGGCGGCGGCGGCCCTATTTATGAGCAAACGCACCCTGGCGCGCAAACTAAAACAAGAAGACAGCAGTTTTCGACAAATTCGCGACGAGATTCTGTCACGGCAAGCAGCGGACTATTTGAGTGGAAGTCAATTATCCGTCGAATCTATCGCTTCTCTCTTGAATTATCACGACAACTCGAGTTTTAGGCGCGCCTTCAAGCGCTGGTTTGGTCGGTCACCCACTCAGTACAGGCAACACGGCGATTCCTCGGACACCACACCACGGTCATGA
- a CDS encoding 2Fe-2S iron-sulfur cluster-binding protein: MGEIIFIEHDNTKHVVELEPESTLMQIAVSNAVPGIDGDCGGECACGTCHMIVAEEWFNKTGAITDAEEQMLSMTPERTKTSRLGCQVKAKDAMDGMTVHLPEFQM, encoded by the coding sequence ATGGGTGAAATTATCTTTATTGAACATGATAACACCAAACATGTCGTGGAATTGGAGCCAGAATCTACGTTGATGCAAATCGCAGTCAGTAATGCAGTGCCGGGTATTGATGGAGATTGCGGCGGAGAGTGCGCGTGTGGAACTTGCCACATGATCGTTGCGGAGGAGTGGTTTAACAAGACCGGTGCGATCACCGATGCCGAAGAACAAATGCTGTCAATGACTCCAGAGCGGACGAAAACCTCACGCCTGGGTTGCCAGGTCAAGGCCAAAGATGCGATGGACGGTATGACCGTTCACTTGCCAGAATTTCAGATGTAA